A single region of the Stigmatopora argus isolate UIUO_Sarg chromosome 6, RoL_Sarg_1.0, whole genome shotgun sequence genome encodes:
- the LOC144075588 gene encoding RNA-binding motif, single-stranded-interacting protein 2-like isoform X2, with translation MLLSVPPRAGINPYSGFNSRNNKKQAYVSSGHQMAPPSPNNNSNSNNSGGGGEQLSKTNLYIRGLHPGTIDQDLVKLCQPYGKIVSTKAILDKTTNKCKGYGFVDFDSPAAAQKAVTDLKSSGVQAQMAKQQEQDPTNLYISNLPVSMDEQELESMLKSFGQVISTRILRDANGTSRGVGFARMESTEKCEAIIQHFNGKFIKTPPGVPVPTEPLLCKFADGGQKKRQNQGKYLPNGRPWARDGETGGMTLAYDPTALQNGFYSSPYSLAPNRMIAQTSLSPYMHSPVSSYQVHSPSWMHHQSYLMQPAGTVLTPAMDHAMSIQPTSMMGPLAQQLSHLSLGSTGTYIPANTTMQGTYIPQYTPVPPSSVAVEENGGQQQQVALETPAEHTNYSYQHTK, from the exons atgctgctctCCGTCCCGCCAAGGGCAGGAATCAACCCATACAGCGGCTTTAACAGCAGAAACAACAAAAAG CAGGCCTATGTGTCCTCGGGTCATCAGATGGCTCCTCCCAGTCCCAATAACAACAGTAACAGCAACAACAGTGGAGGAGGTGGAGAACAGCTGAGTAAAACCAACCTGTATATCCGCGGCCTTCATCCAGGGACTATAGACCAAGACCTTGTCAAGCTCTGCCAACC GTATGGCAAGATTGTATCTACCAAAGCCATTTTGGATAAAACCACCAACAAATGTAAAG GCTATGGCTTTGTGGACTTTGACAGTCCAGCAGCAGCTCAGAAAGCTGTTACGGATCTAAAATCAAGTGGCGTCCAGGCACAGATGGCCAAA CAACAAGAACAGGACCCCACCAACCTTTACATCTCCAACCTGCCAGTGTCCATGGACGAGCAAGAGCTCGAGAGCATGCTCAAGTCTTTTGGCCAGGTCATTTCTACGCGCATTCTGCGAGATGCCAACGGGACCAGCCGCGGTGTGGGATTTGCCAG GATGGAGTCCACAGAGAAGTGCGAGGCCATAATCCAGCATTTCAATGGCAAATTCATCAAGACTCCACCGGGAGTTCCAG TGCCCACAGAGCCCTTATTATGTAAGTTTGCTGATGGGGGTCAGAAAAAGAGGCAGAACCAGGGAAAGTACCTCCCCAACGGAAGGCCCTGGGCCAGAGACGGCGAGACC GGAGGAATGACGCTTGCATATGACCCCACAGCATTACAAAATGG CTTCTACTCGTCGCCGTACAGTCTGGCTCCAAACCGGATGATTGCCCAGACATCCCTCTCACCTTACATGCATTCTCCAGTCTCCTCCTACCAG GTGCACAGCCCGTCCTGGATGCACCATCAGTCATACCTCATGCAGCCAGCT GGTACAGTTCTTACTCCAGCAATGGATCACGCCATGTCCATCCAGCCCACGTCTATGATGGGACCTCTCGCCCAGCAGCTAAGCCACCTCTCCCTGGGTAGCACGGGCACA TATATTCCGGCCAACACAACTATGCAGGGGACTTATATCCCCCAGTACACCCCAGTGCCTCCCTCCAGTGTCGCAGTCGAG GAGAATGGTGGCCAACAGCAACAGGTTGCTCTGGAAACTCCTGCAGAACACACAAACTACTCCTACCAACACACAAAGTGA
- the LOC144075588 gene encoding RNA-binding motif, single-stranded-interacting protein 2-like isoform X3 — MLLSVPPRAGINPYSGFNSRNNKKAYVSSGHQMAPPSPNNNSNSNNSGGGGEQLSKTNLYIRGLHPGTIDQDLVKLCQPYGKIVSTKAILDKTTNKCKGYGFVDFDSPAAAQKAVTDLKSSGVQAQMAKQQEQDPTNLYISNLPVSMDEQELESMLKSFGQVISTRILRDANGTSRGVGFARMESTEKCEAIIQHFNGKFIKTPPGVPVPTEPLLCKFADGGQKKRQNQGKYLPNGRPWARDGETGGMTLAYDPTALQNGFYSSPYSLAPNRMIAQTSLSPYMHSPVSSYQVHSPSWMHHQSYLMQPAGTVLTPAMDHAMSIQPTSMMGPLAQQLSHLSLGSTGTYIPANTTMQGTYIPQYTPVPPSSVAVEENGGQQQQVALETPAEHTNYSYQHTK, encoded by the exons atgctgctctCCGTCCCGCCAAGGGCAGGAATCAACCCATACAGCGGCTTTAACAGCAGAAACAACAAAAAG GCCTATGTGTCCTCGGGTCATCAGATGGCTCCTCCCAGTCCCAATAACAACAGTAACAGCAACAACAGTGGAGGAGGTGGAGAACAGCTGAGTAAAACCAACCTGTATATCCGCGGCCTTCATCCAGGGACTATAGACCAAGACCTTGTCAAGCTCTGCCAACC GTATGGCAAGATTGTATCTACCAAAGCCATTTTGGATAAAACCACCAACAAATGTAAAG GCTATGGCTTTGTGGACTTTGACAGTCCAGCAGCAGCTCAGAAAGCTGTTACGGATCTAAAATCAAGTGGCGTCCAGGCACAGATGGCCAAA CAACAAGAACAGGACCCCACCAACCTTTACATCTCCAACCTGCCAGTGTCCATGGACGAGCAAGAGCTCGAGAGCATGCTCAAGTCTTTTGGCCAGGTCATTTCTACGCGCATTCTGCGAGATGCCAACGGGACCAGCCGCGGTGTGGGATTTGCCAG GATGGAGTCCACAGAGAAGTGCGAGGCCATAATCCAGCATTTCAATGGCAAATTCATCAAGACTCCACCGGGAGTTCCAG TGCCCACAGAGCCCTTATTATGTAAGTTTGCTGATGGGGGTCAGAAAAAGAGGCAGAACCAGGGAAAGTACCTCCCCAACGGAAGGCCCTGGGCCAGAGACGGCGAGACC GGAGGAATGACGCTTGCATATGACCCCACAGCATTACAAAATGG CTTCTACTCGTCGCCGTACAGTCTGGCTCCAAACCGGATGATTGCCCAGACATCCCTCTCACCTTACATGCATTCTCCAGTCTCCTCCTACCAG GTGCACAGCCCGTCCTGGATGCACCATCAGTCATACCTCATGCAGCCAGCT GGTACAGTTCTTACTCCAGCAATGGATCACGCCATGTCCATCCAGCCCACGTCTATGATGGGACCTCTCGCCCAGCAGCTAAGCCACCTCTCCCTGGGTAGCACGGGCACA TATATTCCGGCCAACACAACTATGCAGGGGACTTATATCCCCCAGTACACCCCAGTGCCTCCCTCCAGTGTCGCAGTCGAG GAGAATGGTGGCCAACAGCAACAGGTTGCTCTGGAAACTCCTGCAGAACACACAAACTACTCCTACCAACACACAAAGTGA
- the LOC144075588 gene encoding RNA-binding motif, single-stranded-interacting protein 2-like isoform X1, producing the protein MSQDIKNSDSSLESRQARKEQGIPFRPDHTQLQAYVSSGHQMAPPSPNNNSNSNNSGGGGEQLSKTNLYIRGLHPGTIDQDLVKLCQPYGKIVSTKAILDKTTNKCKGYGFVDFDSPAAAQKAVTDLKSSGVQAQMAKQQEQDPTNLYISNLPVSMDEQELESMLKSFGQVISTRILRDANGTSRGVGFARMESTEKCEAIIQHFNGKFIKTPPGVPVPTEPLLCKFADGGQKKRQNQGKYLPNGRPWARDGETGGMTLAYDPTALQNGFYSSPYSLAPNRMIAQTSLSPYMHSPVSSYQVHSPSWMHHQSYLMQPAGTVLTPAMDHAMSIQPTSMMGPLAQQLSHLSLGSTGTYIPANTTMQGTYIPQYTPVPPSSVAVEENGGQQQQVALETPAEHTNYSYQHTK; encoded by the exons atgagccaggatataaaaaattcagattcaagccttgaGAGTAGACAagcgagaaaggagcaaggaatacccttcagacccgatcacacgcaactg CAGGCCTATGTGTCCTCGGGTCATCAGATGGCTCCTCCCAGTCCCAATAACAACAGTAACAGCAACAACAGTGGAGGAGGTGGAGAACAGCTGAGTAAAACCAACCTGTATATCCGCGGCCTTCATCCAGGGACTATAGACCAAGACCTTGTCAAGCTCTGCCAACC GTATGGCAAGATTGTATCTACCAAAGCCATTTTGGATAAAACCACCAACAAATGTAAAG GCTATGGCTTTGTGGACTTTGACAGTCCAGCAGCAGCTCAGAAAGCTGTTACGGATCTAAAATCAAGTGGCGTCCAGGCACAGATGGCCAAA CAACAAGAACAGGACCCCACCAACCTTTACATCTCCAACCTGCCAGTGTCCATGGACGAGCAAGAGCTCGAGAGCATGCTCAAGTCTTTTGGCCAGGTCATTTCTACGCGCATTCTGCGAGATGCCAACGGGACCAGCCGCGGTGTGGGATTTGCCAG GATGGAGTCCACAGAGAAGTGCGAGGCCATAATCCAGCATTTCAATGGCAAATTCATCAAGACTCCACCGGGAGTTCCAG TGCCCACAGAGCCCTTATTATGTAAGTTTGCTGATGGGGGTCAGAAAAAGAGGCAGAACCAGGGAAAGTACCTCCCCAACGGAAGGCCCTGGGCCAGAGACGGCGAGACC GGAGGAATGACGCTTGCATATGACCCCACAGCATTACAAAATGG CTTCTACTCGTCGCCGTACAGTCTGGCTCCAAACCGGATGATTGCCCAGACATCCCTCTCACCTTACATGCATTCTCCAGTCTCCTCCTACCAG GTGCACAGCCCGTCCTGGATGCACCATCAGTCATACCTCATGCAGCCAGCT GGTACAGTTCTTACTCCAGCAATGGATCACGCCATGTCCATCCAGCCCACGTCTATGATGGGACCTCTCGCCCAGCAGCTAAGCCACCTCTCCCTGGGTAGCACGGGCACA TATATTCCGGCCAACACAACTATGCAGGGGACTTATATCCCCCAGTACACCCCAGTGCCTCCCTCCAGTGTCGCAGTCGAG GAGAATGGTGGCCAACAGCAACAGGTTGCTCTGGAAACTCCTGCAGAACACACAAACTACTCCTACCAACACACAAAGTGA